One part of the Gossypium raimondii isolate GPD5lz chromosome 1, ASM2569854v1, whole genome shotgun sequence genome encodes these proteins:
- the LOC105784643 gene encoding protein BASIC PENTACYSTEINE6 isoform X1, whose protein sequence is MDDGGHRENGRLKADQYRTAQGQWLMHQPSMKQIMAIMAERDAAIQERNLALSEKKAAIAERDMAFLQRDAAIAERNNAIAERDNAIANLQYRENSLASGNISSCPPGFHISRGVKHMQHPQQHVHHLPHISEVPYNSREMHASDVLPVTPGTSEAAKSRQGKRAKEAKVIASNKKATKPPKKVKQENEDSDKLMSGKSHEWKGGQDVGGAGDDLNKQLVTTKSDWKGKDLGLNQVVFDDSTMAPPVCSCTGVLRQCYKWGNGGWQSSCCTTSLSMYPLPAVPNKRHARIGGRKMSGSAFNKLLTRLAAEGYDLSNPVDLKHHWAKHGTNRYITIK, encoded by the exons ATGGATGATGGTGGGCATCGTGAAAATGGAAGACTTAAAGCAGATCAGTATAGAACAGCTCAGGGCCAG TGGCTGATGCATCAGCCATCAATGAAGCAGATAATGGCCATTATGGCTGAACGAGACGCAGCTATTCAAGAAAGGAATTTAGCACTTTCTGAGAAGAAGGCAGCTATTGCTGAGAGAGATATGGCATTCTTGCAGCGAGATGCAGCGATTGCTGAGCGAAATAATGCTATAGCAGAACGTGATAATGCCATAGCAAATCTGCAGTATCGAGAGAACTCCTTGGCATCTGGCAATATATCCTCTTGTCCTCCAGGGTTCCATATCTCACGTGGAGTGAAGCACATGCAACATCCACAGCAGCACGTTCACCATCTGCCCCACATTAGTGAAGTTCCTTATAACTCAAGGGAAATGCATGCAAGTGATGTCCTACCAGTGACGCCAGGTACCTCTGAAGCTGCAAAGTCAAGACAGGGTAAACGAGCAAAAGAGGCCAAGGTAATTGCATCTAACAAGAAGGCTACAAAGCCTCCAAAAAAGGTAAAACAAGAGAACGAGGACTCGGATAAGCTTATGTCTGGCAAGTCACATGAGTGGAAGGGTGGACAAGATGTGGGTGGTGCAGGTGATGATCTCAACAAACAGCTAGTGACAACGAAGTCTGATTGGAAAGGTAAGGATCTGGGGTTGAATCAAGTTGTATTTGATGACTCGACTATGGCACCGCCTGTTTGTTCCTGCACCGGAGTCCTAAGACAGTGCTATAAATGGGGAAACGGGGGATGGCAATCTTCATGTTGCACAACCTCCTTGTCAATGTATCCTTTGCCGGCAGTTCCCAACAAAAGACATGCCCGAATCGGAGGCAGAAAGATGAGTGGAAGCGCATTCAACAAGCTGCTTACTCGGCTTGCAGCAGAAGGTTATGATTTGTCCAACCCTGTTGATCTTAAGCACCACTGGGCCAAGCATGGGACAAACCGCTACATCACCATCAAGTAG
- the LOC105784643 gene encoding protein BASIC PENTACYSTEINE6 isoform X2, producing the protein MHQPSMKQIMAIMAERDAAIQERNLALSEKKAAIAERDMAFLQRDAAIAERNNAIAERDNAIANLQYRENSLASGNISSCPPGFHISRGVKHMQHPQQHVHHLPHISEVPYNSREMHASDVLPVTPGTSEAAKSRQGKRAKEAKVIASNKKATKPPKKVKQENEDSDKLMSGKSHEWKGGQDVGGAGDDLNKQLVTTKSDWKGKDLGLNQVVFDDSTMAPPVCSCTGVLRQCYKWGNGGWQSSCCTTSLSMYPLPAVPNKRHARIGGRKMSGSAFNKLLTRLAAEGYDLSNPVDLKHHWAKHGTNRYITIK; encoded by the coding sequence ATGCATCAGCCATCAATGAAGCAGATAATGGCCATTATGGCTGAACGAGACGCAGCTATTCAAGAAAGGAATTTAGCACTTTCTGAGAAGAAGGCAGCTATTGCTGAGAGAGATATGGCATTCTTGCAGCGAGATGCAGCGATTGCTGAGCGAAATAATGCTATAGCAGAACGTGATAATGCCATAGCAAATCTGCAGTATCGAGAGAACTCCTTGGCATCTGGCAATATATCCTCTTGTCCTCCAGGGTTCCATATCTCACGTGGAGTGAAGCACATGCAACATCCACAGCAGCACGTTCACCATCTGCCCCACATTAGTGAAGTTCCTTATAACTCAAGGGAAATGCATGCAAGTGATGTCCTACCAGTGACGCCAGGTACCTCTGAAGCTGCAAAGTCAAGACAGGGTAAACGAGCAAAAGAGGCCAAGGTAATTGCATCTAACAAGAAGGCTACAAAGCCTCCAAAAAAGGTAAAACAAGAGAACGAGGACTCGGATAAGCTTATGTCTGGCAAGTCACATGAGTGGAAGGGTGGACAAGATGTGGGTGGTGCAGGTGATGATCTCAACAAACAGCTAGTGACAACGAAGTCTGATTGGAAAGGTAAGGATCTGGGGTTGAATCAAGTTGTATTTGATGACTCGACTATGGCACCGCCTGTTTGTTCCTGCACCGGAGTCCTAAGACAGTGCTATAAATGGGGAAACGGGGGATGGCAATCTTCATGTTGCACAACCTCCTTGTCAATGTATCCTTTGCCGGCAGTTCCCAACAAAAGACATGCCCGAATCGGAGGCAGAAAGATGAGTGGAAGCGCATTCAACAAGCTGCTTACTCGGCTTGCAGCAGAAGGTTATGATTTGTCCAACCCTGTTGATCTTAAGCACCACTGGGCCAAGCATGGGACAAACCGCTACATCACCATCAAGTAG
- the LOC105786819 gene encoding uncharacterized protein LOC105786819, which produces MEGSSGKGYAWAISAGFNAALAAVAAKLLLPPVIRYGLVVFFNVIMWGCYVNSLKALSSLQATVTNFATNFLTSGLAGFFLFEELLSFKWFAGAMFIVIGVLILSKSSVEKRERRIRVAINGCCISAIITFGFFWHVFPTTKEMFSVLALSESVGFAIFILLFCACMCI; this is translated from the exons ATGGAAGGTAGCAGTGGGAAAGGCTACGCCTGGGCAATCTCAGCTGGTTTCAACGCTGCGCTCGCTGCCGTTGCCGCTAAACTCTTGTTACCTCCA GTAATTAGATACGGTCTGGTCGTATTTTTCAACGTTATAATGTGGGGATGTTATGTTAACAGCTTGAAAGCTCTTTCATCTCTTCAAGCAACAGTTACGAATTTTGCTACTAATTTCCTCACTTCTGGGCTTGCCGGCTTCTTCTTGTTCGAGGAACTATTGTCGTTTAAG TGGTTTGCAGGTGCCATGTTCATTGTAATTGGTGTACTTATCCTCAGCAAGTCAAGCGTAGAGAAGAGGGAAAGAAGGATTAGAGTTGCCATTAATGGTTGCTGCATTTCAGCTATTATAACTTTTGGATTCTTTTGGCATGTCTTTCCAACAACTAAAGAGATGTTTTCAGTTTTAGCACTTAGCGAATCAGTTGGATTCGCGATTTTCATCCTTCTTTTTTGTGCGTGCATGTGTATTTGA
- the LOC128041866 gene encoding uncharacterized protein LOC128041866: MEGSSGKGYAWAISAGFNAALAAVAAKLLLPPVIRYGLVVFFNVIMWGCYVNSLKALSSLQATVTNFATNFLTSGLAGFFLFEELLSFKWFAGAMFIVIGVLILSKSSVEKREKKD; encoded by the exons ATGGAAGGTAGCAGTGGGAAAGGCTACGCCTGGGCAATCTCAGCTGGTTTCAACGCTGCGCTCGCTGCCGTTGCCGCTAAACTCTTGTTACCTCCA GTAATTAGATACGGTCTGGTCGTATTTTTCAACGTTATAATGTGGGGATGTTATGTTAACAGCTTGAAAGCTCTTTCATCTCTTCAAGCAACAGTTACGAATTTTGCTACTAATTTCCTCACTTCTGGGCTTGCCGGCTTCTTCTTGTTCGAGGAACTATTGTCGTTTAAG TGGTTTGCAGGTGCCATGTTCATTGTAATTGGTGTACTTATCCTCAGCAAGTCAAGCGTAGAGAAGAGGGAAAAGAAGGATTAG
- the LOC105784688 gene encoding aldehyde oxidase GLOX1: MAEMSTLCTFLFSLLLFASQPLILPTAADGRWQLLQKSIGISSMHMQLLKNDRVVMYDRTDFGPSTLPLASGKCHNDPTNTAVQVDCTAHSVEYDVLSNKFRALTVQSNVWCSSGGVMPDGKLVQTGGFSDGELRVRVFSPCESCDWHETPNGLAAKRWYATNHVLPDGRQIVVGGREQFNYEFVPKNIAADTFKLHFLSETNERGVENNLYPFVFLNVDGNLFIFANNRAILLDYVNNKVVKTYPKIPGGEPRSYPSTGSAVLLPLKNLIAATIQAEVLVCGGAPKGSFVQALQGKFVKALDTCARISITDPKPKWVLETMPLARVMGDMVLLPNGKVLVINGARSGSAGWDLGRDPVLNPVLYMPDNEIESRFKILKPTNIPRMYHSTAVLLRDGRVLVGGSNPHAYYNFTGVLYPTELSLEAFYPGYLDAKFNNLRPTIVAPKSMSGIRYSKKLKIQVVITGEVTLNLLSVTMVSPAFNTHSFSMNQRLLVLGNDKVMASGKSTYKIEVMTPGSGNLAPAGFYLLFVVHQDIPSQGIWVHLK, translated from the coding sequence ATGGCAGAAATGTCAACCCTTTGTACATTTCTTTTCTCACTTCTACTCTTTGCCTCACAGCCCCTTATCCTCCCCACTGCTGCCGACGGCCGGTGGCAGCTGCTACAAAAAAGCATTGGCATCTCATCCATGCACATGCAACTCCTTAAAAATGACCGTGTTGTTATGTATGATAGGACTGATTTCGGCCCATCCACTCTGCCATTGGCAAGTGGGAAATGCCACAATGACCCAACCAACACCGCTGTCCAAGTAGATTGTACGGCGCATTCAGTTGAGTACGATGTTTTGAGCAACAAGTTCAGGGCTCTTACTGTCCAAAGCAACGTTTGGTGTTCTTCAGGCGGCGTCATGCCTGACGGTAAATTGGTCCAAACCGGTGGTTTCAGCGACGGAGAACTTCGAGTCAGGGTTTTCAGCCCATGCGAGAGCTGCGACTGGCACGAAACACCAAATGGATTGGCGGCCAAAAGATGGTATGCTACCAATCATGTCTTGCCAGATGGAAGACAAATTGTTGTCGGCGGCCGGGAACAATTTAATTACGAGTTTGTTCCTAAAAACATAGCCGCCGACACGTTCAAGTTGCATTTCCTGTCGGAAACCAATGAACGAGGAGTAGAGAACAATCTCTACCCTTTTGTGTTTCTCAATGTCGATGGAAACCTGTTCATTTTCGCCAACAATCGAGCTATTTTGCTTGATTATGTGAACAACAAGGTGGTGAAAACTTACCCTAAAATACCAGGTGGGGAGCCAAGAAGCTATCCAAGCACAGGTTCGGCTGTATTGCTACCATTGAAGAACTTGATAGCCGCCACTATTCAAGCTGAAGTTTTGGTTTGTGGGGGTGCTCCAAAAGGATCATTTGTCCAAGCATTACAAGGTAAGTTCGTTAAAGCCTTGGACACTTGCGCCAGGATCTCAATAACCGACCCGAAACCAAAATGGGTCTTGGAAACTATGCCTTTAGCTAGAGTCATGGGCGACATGGTATTGCTTCCAAACGGCAAAGTTTTGGTCATCAACGGAGCACGTTCCGGGTCCGCAGGATGGGACTTAGGGAGGGACCCGGTCTTAAATCCGGTGTTATACATGCCTGATAATGAAATCGAGTCACGATTCAAGATACTAAAACCAACAAATATCCCTCGGATGTACCATTCCACAGCAGTATTACTTCGTGATGGAAGAGTTTTAGTGGGTGGAAGCAATCCTCATGCGTATTACAACTTTACGGGAGTCCTTTACCCTACTGAACTAAGCCTGGAGGCATTCTATCCGGGTTATTTGGACGCCAAATTCAACAATTTACGACCCACCATTGTTGCTCCCAAGTCAATGTCCGGAATCAGATacagtaagaaattaaaaattcaagtgGTGATTACAGGTGAAGTAACTCTAAACTTGTTGTCGGTGACAATGGTGTCACCAGCTTTTAATACCCATTCCTTCTCGATGAATCAAAGGTTGCTTGTACTTGGAAACGACAAAGTTATGGCTTCCGGGAAATCAACGTATAAGATTGAAGTGATGACGCCAGGTTCGGGTAACCTCGCACCTGCAGGCTTTTATCTTTTGTTTGTGGTTCATCAAGACATCCCCAGCCAAGGCATTTGGGTCCATTTGAAATAG